A genomic stretch from Candidatus Methanomassiliicoccus intestinalis Issoire-Mx1 includes:
- a CDS encoding DUF1616 domain-containing protein, translating to MKNFVFAGPSRPFDLILNLVIVVVALFMSLAGLYGVVLDIIAFYAVFFSVGYALVSALFPGNTALMSQSFTLPRTEKTHEITMLERIALSVALSAVIVGITGTFLSRGIFGITTITATFEILIFTVIFTIIAISRRISWARDPFILNVKVGTGIKYTTAEKSMLMMVVAALVLFAAVSAVTLAKEPQKENFAEFSISGPSGTVDTLPTTVTGVSNVVVNIKSHLSEAENLTLIVSDGLGYTHTVYFTPGSVISLDASTGQSTVLSLDEGEELHLNIYFSVPSPGSHTIFFTLISSEQTLQLWMPVYVPSSE from the coding sequence ATGAAGAACTTTGTTTTTGCAGGACCATCGAGACCTTTTGATCTGATACTTAATCTGGTCATTGTAGTTGTTGCGCTCTTTATGAGTCTTGCAGGCCTGTATGGGGTTGTTTTAGACATTATTGCATTTTACGCAGTATTTTTTTCTGTAGGATATGCTCTGGTTTCTGCATTATTTCCTGGAAACACAGCGCTGATGTCGCAGTCGTTTACACTGCCGAGAACAGAAAAAACTCACGAGATCACGATGCTTGAAAGAATTGCACTTTCTGTAGCGCTGAGTGCTGTAATCGTAGGTATAACTGGAACTTTCTTATCTAGAGGCATATTTGGAATAACTACAATAACCGCAACGTTTGAAATTCTTATCTTTACCGTAATTTTCACAATAATTGCAATAAGCAGGAGAATTTCATGGGCAAGAGATCCGTTTATACTAAATGTTAAAGTTGGAACTGGCATAAAGTACACGACTGCTGAGAAGTCGATGCTGATGATGGTTGTTGCAGCTTTAGTATTGTTTGCTGCCGTGTCTGCAGTTACTTTAGCCAAAGAACCTCAAAAAGAGAATTTTGCAGAATTTAGCATAAGTGGGCCTTCAGGCACTGTAGATACACTTCCCACCACAGTAACCGGAGTGTCAAACGTTGTAGTTAACATAAAATCTCACCTGTCCGAAGCAGAAAATCTGACGCTTATTGTCTCGGACGGGTTAGGGTACACGCATACGGTTTATTTTACACCTGGATCCGTAATCTCACTTGACGCTTCAACAGGGCAGTCTACAGTACTGTCACTCGATGAAGGTGAGGAATTGCACCTGAACATTTACTTTTCAGTTCCTTCACCAGGCAGTCATACTATCTTCTTTACATTAATCAGCAGTGAACAAACATTACAACTTTGGATGCCTGTCTATGTCCCCTCTAGTGAATGA
- a CDS encoding glycosyltransferase family 4 protein, with product MNKIIFVPYITPNPQSSERTPKLIHILSGWTEILPVSTDELDNRVYDQNYNKFQRYGLFILSELKTFFNILKIGRKNRDSIIFAEGSYYAFAGAMASKILQIPSVWDNHGNIKDFGAAVGKSNAFIKSNLMMEKIVARAASKIIVVSEKDEDVYKKSGFDRSKFIVIPTCADLSMVTITPKSEAKSKLGIPANKKVILFFGSLNYYPNEDAVRYLIDNAIPDLRKLIPDATLYVAGSGTIENTDDAVMLGYVPDIFLWISAADVCVAPLWKGVGILTKVIDVLSVGCPIVVSSLAVDGIPELVDGKNCLIGTKDNFHEKIAQILCNPELGNTLGNEGRKLILDKYSWEAVAPKLKSCLEAL from the coding sequence ATGAACAAAATCATATTTGTTCCATATATAACTCCAAATCCTCAAAGCAGTGAGCGAACTCCAAAACTTATCCATATCCTGTCAGGATGGACTGAAATACTGCCCGTATCTACTGATGAACTTGATAACAGAGTATATGATCAGAATTATAATAAATTTCAAAGATATGGTTTATTTATTTTGAGTGAACTGAAAACTTTCTTCAATATACTGAAGATTGGAAGAAAAAACAGAGATTCAATCATATTCGCAGAAGGTTCGTACTATGCATTTGCTGGCGCGATGGCTTCCAAAATTCTGCAGATCCCTTCAGTTTGGGATAATCATGGAAATATCAAAGATTTTGGTGCGGCAGTTGGAAAGTCTAATGCATTTATAAAATCCAATCTGATGATGGAAAAAATAGTGGCAAGGGCTGCATCCAAAATAATTGTAGTATCTGAAAAAGATGAAGATGTTTACAAGAAGAGTGGTTTTGACAGATCAAAATTCATTGTAATTCCAACATGTGCAGATTTAAGCATGGTAACAATAACTCCAAAATCAGAAGCCAAATCTAAATTAGGAATACCAGCTAATAAGAAAGTCATCCTTTTCTTTGGATCTTTAAACTATTATCCAAATGAAGATGCAGTGCGGTATTTGATTGACAATGCCATTCCTGACCTAAGGAAACTGATTCCTGACGCAACGTTGTATGTTGCTGGCAGCGGAACTATTGAGAATACAGATGATGCAGTAATGCTGGGGTACGTACCGGATATATTTCTATGGATCTCAGCTGCAGACGTATGCGTAGCTCCGCTGTGGAAAGGTGTTGGTATTTTGACTAAAGTAATAGATGTCCTGTCTGTAGGCTGTCCCATTGTAGTAAGCAGCCTTGCAGTAGATGGGATTCCAGAACTAGTGGATGGGAAAAATTGTTTAATCGGAACTAAGGATAATTTTCATGAAAAAATCGCACAGATTCTGTGCAATCCAGAATTGGGAAATACGCTTGGAAATGAAGGCCGTAAACTGATCCTTGATAAGTACTCCTGGGAAGCGGTCGCTCCCAAATTAAAATCATGTCTGGAGGCATTATAA
- a CDS encoding GNAT family N-acetyltransferase, producing the protein MALEAKEIDSLSGMLALEEIWNELLKSSREDSFFLSIPWLKTWWDVFGSEYKLKCITVEEDGEIVGVGPFAVSSRGRAIPWRKVLFLGTGPSDRCGIIAKNGRSDIHMAIWNYLKSTNKWDVIELRDMVYANPTFTNAKMAFPEAEYVTSLSPHIDVSHGYQEYMANLSKNMRYNIGRSKRKIEAAGGRFTSRKGDEECREGVRMLQELSDARWESDNVLKLPNMMKFAERVSRIHGESGGTVFHSIDIDDTPIAIAMGFEDEKRYMYYLSGFNPEYAKMSPGYVLISEIIQECCSNKIKEVDMLRGTEGYKYRFNAIDRMQSTMRIVNKGMLRNVESRFREEQLSS; encoded by the coding sequence ATGGCTCTTGAAGCTAAAGAAATTGATTCATTATCAGGTATGCTGGCACTTGAGGAGATATGGAATGAGCTGCTGAAATCAAGCAGAGAGGATTCTTTTTTTCTCTCCATACCATGGTTAAAAACCTGGTGGGATGTTTTTGGGTCTGAGTACAAACTAAAATGCATAACTGTTGAAGAAGACGGAGAGATTGTTGGTGTGGGACCGTTCGCAGTTTCTTCAAGAGGTCGGGCCATTCCCTGGAGGAAGGTTCTGTTTTTAGGAACTGGACCATCAGACAGATGTGGAATTATTGCAAAGAACGGACGAAGCGACATACACATGGCAATATGGAATTACTTGAAATCAACGAATAAATGGGATGTAATCGAACTTCGGGATATGGTATATGCAAACCCAACTTTCACAAATGCAAAGATGGCATTTCCGGAAGCGGAATACGTTACGAGTCTGTCTCCGCATATCGATGTATCACACGGATATCAGGAATATATGGCCAATCTTTCAAAGAATATGAGATACAATATCGGAAGGTCTAAAAGAAAGATTGAAGCAGCCGGCGGCCGATTTACCTCCAGAAAGGGAGATGAAGAGTGCAGAGAAGGAGTGCGGATGCTGCAGGAACTCAGCGATGCCCGCTGGGAAAGTGATAATGTCCTAAAGCTTCCCAATATGATGAAATTTGCTGAAAGGGTTTCCAGAATTCATGGAGAGTCGGGAGGCACAGTATTTCATTCAATAGACATTGACGATACTCCAATAGCCATCGCAATGGGTTTTGAGGATGAGAAACGGTATATGTACTATCTCTCAGGTTTTAATCCAGAGTATGCAAAAATGTCTCCTGGATATGTGCTAATATCTGAAATAATTCAAGAGTGCTGTTCGAATAAGATAAAAGAAGTAGATATGCTGCGGGGCACTGAAGGATATAAGTACAGATTTAATGCGATTGACAGAATGCAATCTACGATGAGAATTGTCAACAAAGGAATGCTGAGGAATGTCGAGTCAAGGTTCAGAGAAGAACAGCTTTCATCTTAA
- a CDS encoding glycosyltransferase family 4 protein, producing the protein MKTAIIALNDYNQVKGGTEVFTKHLHTVFPESTIITAPQNIGQIFAKAGFQNEYRSWKAGKRFLEIDDQFDAIFRNAYAGWNIKTRSPMINIFHFTYSGFSREAMQGTKGRFQAKYISPFFEKLCLNKGVNIAVSAKVQRELKRYYKTESKVIENAVPDIFHNIPKEKAREELNIDYSGPLGIFVGRTDRTKGFDIVSKISKSIKIICVTPNRLQSTDNIIIRTNVEYEDMPKYYSAADFLIFPSRYESSGYSVMEAIKCGIPVVASKTGILEDIDAEDVGAIVEIGNEEGYMKGIENVIKTNFVPSSEIARRFSMERFKKEYMELVKEIA; encoded by the coding sequence TTGAAAACCGCAATCATTGCACTGAATGATTACAATCAGGTCAAAGGAGGTACTGAAGTATTTACTAAACACCTGCATACTGTATTTCCTGAATCCACAATTATAACTGCACCGCAGAATATAGGGCAGATCTTCGCAAAAGCAGGTTTTCAAAATGAATACCGATCTTGGAAAGCTGGGAAAAGATTTTTGGAAATCGATGATCAATTTGATGCCATCTTCAGAAATGCCTATGCAGGCTGGAATATCAAAACTAGGTCTCCAATGATTAATATTTTTCATTTTACATATTCTGGTTTTTCACGGGAAGCCATGCAGGGAACAAAAGGTCGGTTTCAGGCTAAATACATCTCACCTTTTTTTGAAAAACTTTGTTTGAACAAGGGTGTCAATATTGCAGTCAGTGCAAAGGTTCAAAGAGAACTGAAAAGATACTATAAAACAGAATCCAAAGTCATAGAAAATGCAGTTCCTGATATATTTCATAACATACCTAAAGAAAAAGCTAGAGAAGAACTTAATATTGATTATTCAGGGCCTCTGGGGATATTTGTCGGACGTACAGACAGGACTAAGGGTTTTGACATAGTATCAAAAATTTCTAAAAGTATAAAAATAATATGTGTTACTCCTAATAGATTACAAAGTACGGATAATATAATAATAAGAACCAATGTAGAATACGAGGATATGCCCAAATATTATTCTGCTGCTGACTTTTTAATTTTTCCTTCAAGATATGAATCATCGGGATACTCAGTGATGGAAGCGATTAAATGTGGGATTCCGGTAGTGGCTTCAAAAACAGGCATACTTGAAGATATCGATGCAGAAGATGTTGGTGCAATAGTTGAAATTGGTAATGAAGAAGGGTATATGAAGGGAATCGAGAACGTCATCAAAACAAACTTTGTTCCTTCTTCCGAAATTGCCAGACGATTTTCCATGGAACGATTCAAAAAAGAGTATATGGAGTTGGTGAAAGAAATCGCGTAG
- a CDS encoding PIG-L deacetylase family protein — protein sequence MDSLEGTTWDPKVMEVPPGNRFLVISPHPDDDAIGCMGTLLKLRDNGSELRTLYPSIQSGNFTQDERISEINAAIRECDIQNCRLNKSSFPNAADLKDMISDEILTFQPDTILVPSPFENHDEHLRAFHAVADLLENNNEINVMMYEVWGALMPNLVIPISETMEKKLSVIRMHGTQMEDIDYVRMVRGINEYRAAMNRLEGYAESFIYMPGKDLKKMF from the coding sequence ATGGACTCATTAGAGGGAACTACATGGGATCCGAAGGTTATGGAAGTCCCTCCTGGAAATCGATTTCTGGTGATCTCTCCGCATCCCGATGATGATGCGATAGGTTGCATGGGCACACTACTTAAACTTCGCGACAATGGATCGGAACTAAGAACACTTTATCCATCGATACAAAGCGGTAATTTTACTCAAGATGAGAGAATCTCTGAAATAAACGCAGCAATCAGGGAATGTGATATCCAAAACTGCAGACTGAATAAATCTTCGTTTCCTAATGCTGCAGATCTTAAGGACATGATCTCTGATGAAATCCTTACGTTCCAGCCAGATACTATTTTGGTACCGTCTCCTTTTGAAAATCACGATGAACACTTGAGAGCGTTTCATGCCGTTGCCGATCTTCTTGAAAACAACAATGAGATTAATGTGATGATGTATGAAGTCTGGGGAGCCCTGATGCCTAATCTGGTAATACCCATCTCAGAAACAATGGAAAAAAAACTTAGTGTAATCAGAATGCATGGCACGCAGATGGAAGATATTGATTATGTCAGAATGGTAAGGGGAATAAATGAATACAGAGCAGCAATGAATCGGTTAGAGGGCTATGCAGAGTCATTTATCTACATGCCAGGTAAAGATCTGAAAAAGATGTTTTAA
- a CDS encoding class I SAM-dependent methyltransferase — MSPLVNDQDTYQIPHTTKVKVVYGSENGLLGRTRILSEWMSDGETYLDVGCSDGEVVGSVGGRCSKAVGLDVDTRTMAEAKKRYPDFEFVLGSADNLPFEDESFTTVSMLDVLEHVPNPEKSLSEIDRVLQPGGHLIISVPHKGSFWYIDAQRSRIFAAGRKILLGKNDSVLEHKHYKTDELLGMLPSYTVVNKHYGGLLLYPLCGYALMFTDSLGVSRLSSAIRRIEESDFQRDYGNRSWHLMMQLRKGEK, encoded by the coding sequence ATGTCCCCTCTAGTGAATGATCAAGACACTTATCAAATACCTCATACTACAAAAGTCAAAGTAGTGTATGGCTCTGAGAACGGACTGCTTGGAAGAACCCGAATACTCTCCGAATGGATGTCTGATGGAGAAACATACCTGGACGTTGGATGCTCAGACGGAGAAGTAGTAGGTTCTGTAGGCGGCCGCTGTTCAAAAGCTGTAGGCCTGGATGTGGATACAAGAACAATGGCTGAAGCCAAAAAGCGTTATCCCGATTTCGAATTTGTTCTTGGGAGTGCCGATAATCTGCCCTTTGAAGACGAATCATTCACTACTGTTTCAATGCTGGATGTCTTAGAGCACGTACCAAATCCTGAAAAGTCTCTGAGTGAAATAGATCGTGTTCTCCAGCCCGGAGGACATTTGATAATTTCCGTACCGCACAAAGGCTCATTTTGGTACATAGATGCTCAGCGTTCCAGAATCTTCGCTGCAGGCCGAAAGATACTCTTAGGAAAAAACGACTCAGTTTTGGAGCATAAACACTACAAGACAGATGAGTTGCTGGGAATGCTTCCCAGCTACACTGTTGTGAACAAACACTATGGAGGACTTTTATTGTATCCTTTATGTGGTTATGCATTAATGTTTACAGACAGCCTGGGCGTTAGCAGACTGTCGAGCGCGATAAGGCGAATTGAGGAATCTGATTTTCAAAGAGATTATGGCAACAGAAGCTGGCACTTAATGATGCAGCTTAGAAAAGGTGAGAAATAA
- a CDS encoding CopG family ribbon-helix-helix protein: protein MVVISVSIPEEELQEFDSASKDAGFSSRSDAIRDAIRGFISTKKCIPDSGENISCIVTIIYSDKKKHHVHDIIHNYSDVVHSSMHTHVNGQCVEQIVLDGSSSEIKELFYHLSAQKDVRINLSIL from the coding sequence ATGGTGGTAATCAGTGTATCTATCCCGGAAGAGGAGCTGCAGGAATTTGACAGCGCATCCAAAGATGCTGGTTTCTCGTCAAGATCTGATGCAATACGTGATGCTATCAGGGGTTTTATTTCCACTAAAAAATGCATTCCAGATTCTGGTGAAAATATAAGTTGCATCGTAACAATCATCTATTCTGACAAAAAGAAGCACCATGTTCATGACATAATCCATAACTACTCAGATGTTGTGCATTCTTCAATGCACACTCATGTCAATGGGCAGTGTGTGGAACAGATCGTGCTGGATGGTTCTTCTTCAGAGATAAAAGAACTCTTTTATCATTTATCCGCACAGAAAGATGTCAGGATCAATCTAAGTATACTTTAA
- a CDS encoding glycosyltransferase family 2 protein, which translates to MTSVSIIVCTYNRIQWLTKCLRSIESQTPRPDEIIVVDGPSTDGTRDMLELLATKGELKLIRQETLGGISSARNLGLAEATSDVVCFIDDDAVAQPGWLQSIIDEYDDDMVGGVGGPVFDMNGNLSMGKNAVAPDGRWFDESREECLDGLYPVMVGCNMSFRRQILIDAGGFDPYFKFHQDETDACLKVVRSGYTIAYSDTAAVRHEWCEGSYRKDRVRWYLKLRYLWGRNNSYLVRKHFSEEMRFKHYVNCRMSNFINKRVAPKGILEKEETEGKLPIYIVVVGTMFEAVGLLKGWKDGASRKHL; encoded by the coding sequence ATGACTTCTGTCTCTATCATCGTATGTACCTATAATCGAATACAATGGCTTACAAAATGTCTCAGATCGATAGAATCACAGACGCCGAGACCTGATGAGATAATCGTTGTTGACGGACCATCTACCGATGGAACCAGAGATATGCTGGAGCTGCTGGCTACAAAGGGAGAACTTAAGCTCATTCGTCAGGAAACTCTGGGCGGGATATCTTCTGCAAGGAATCTTGGTTTGGCTGAAGCAACATCGGATGTAGTTTGTTTCATTGACGACGATGCCGTAGCACAGCCTGGGTGGTTGCAGTCTATTATTGACGAATATGATGACGATATGGTTGGGGGAGTAGGCGGTCCTGTTTTTGATATGAATGGAAATTTATCAATGGGCAAAAATGCAGTCGCTCCAGATGGAAGATGGTTTGATGAATCTCGTGAGGAATGCTTAGATGGTCTTTATCCAGTAATGGTTGGATGTAACATGTCTTTCAGAAGACAAATTTTAATCGATGCTGGCGGATTTGACCCTTATTTTAAATTTCATCAGGATGAAACGGATGCATGTCTTAAAGTTGTAAGGTCTGGGTATACAATAGCTTATTCAGATACTGCTGCTGTAAGGCATGAATGGTGCGAAGGATCTTATAGAAAAGACAGAGTTCGTTGGTATCTAAAACTCAGGTATTTATGGGGCAGAAATAATTCATATTTAGTACGTAAACATTTTAGTGAAGAAATGAGATTTAAACATTATGTAAACTGCAGAATGTCTAATTTCATTAACAAACGCGTTGCTCCAAAAGGTATTTTAGAAAAAGAGGAAACCGAGGGTAAACTGCCGATTTACATCGTTGTTGTTGGAACAATGTTTGAAGCAGTTGGCTTACTTAAAGGTTGGAAAGATGGAGCGAGTAGAAAACATCTCTAA
- a CDS encoding NAD(P)-dependent glycerol-1-phosphate dehydrogenase, with the protein MDEGNFCKVRSILFPRNVLMGHGVIKDIPEMCKNFDLSGTATIITGDKTKDVAADSISSLLKSSNYNVTTISIGAATRENLHKTVDLAKDSHANFLIGVGGGSKIDLAKMAAKELGIEFISVPTSASHDGIASGRASIKGPDGPISMEAKTPLGVVADTSIIVKAPFRLLVAGCADVISNITAIKDWEYAERLLGEEFSRSACAMALYTSEAIIESADLIKPGVEESVWISLKPIIVSGVSMAVAGSSRPTSGSEHMFSHALDMIAPGRALHGEQCGVGCIMMMYLHGGNWMAIRDALIKLGAPTTARELGITKEELLEALTMAHKIRDRFTILGHQGLTYEAAERLAKITKVI; encoded by the coding sequence ATGGATGAAGGTAATTTTTGTAAAGTTCGTTCGATTCTTTTTCCCAGGAATGTACTGATGGGACATGGTGTAATAAAGGACATTCCAGAAATGTGTAAAAACTTCGATCTGTCTGGAACCGCAACAATAATTACAGGTGATAAAACAAAAGACGTTGCAGCAGACTCGATATCCTCACTTCTCAAATCAAGCAATTATAATGTAACTACAATAAGCATAGGGGCTGCAACCAGAGAGAATCTACACAAAACGGTGGATCTGGCAAAAGACAGCCATGCGAATTTTTTAATAGGTGTTGGCGGCGGTTCTAAGATAGACCTCGCGAAAATGGCTGCTAAGGAGTTAGGTATTGAGTTTATCTCCGTACCCACCTCTGCATCTCATGACGGTATAGCATCCGGCAGAGCTTCCATTAAGGGTCCTGACGGGCCAATATCCATGGAAGCAAAGACTCCTCTGGGAGTAGTCGCAGATACGAGCATTATTGTTAAAGCACCGTTCAGGCTGCTTGTAGCCGGCTGCGCAGATGTCATCTCAAACATAACCGCAATCAAAGACTGGGAATATGCTGAAAGACTCCTTGGCGAAGAATTCTCAAGATCTGCATGCGCTATGGCACTTTACACTTCAGAAGCGATCATTGAATCCGCAGATTTAATAAAACCCGGTGTTGAAGAGAGCGTCTGGATCTCTCTGAAGCCAATCATCGTATCGGGAGTTTCAATGGCTGTTGCTGGCTCATCCAGACCAACCAGCGGATCTGAGCATATGTTTTCTCATGCATTAGATATGATCGCTCCCGGCAGAGCCCTCCACGGTGAACAATGCGGAGTAGGCTGTATTATGATGATGTACCTGCACGGGGGGAACTGGATGGCAATAAGAGATGCTCTGATCAAACTAGGGGCGCCCACAACAGCAAGAGAGCTGGGAATAACAAAGGAAGAGCTTCTTGAAGCTCTGACTATGGCTCATAAAATTCGCGATAGATTTACGATACTCGGTCATCAAGGTCTCACGTACGAAGCTGCGGAGAGACTGGCTAAAATCACAAAGGTCATTTGA
- a CDS encoding UPF0179 family protein, with translation MVVVTLIGEDFAEVGKTFVFRGPITECRDCKLKGICFNLDAGCRYCVKEVRDVHHECRIHEGGVRAAEVEKLNINGAVPKKYALEGSTLSFNPTECSQIGCENYRLCHPTGVTKGMRFKIISADGELDCPAGQRMVKVILE, from the coding sequence ATGGTAGTTGTTACCTTAATCGGAGAAGATTTTGCAGAAGTTGGAAAAACTTTTGTCTTTCGCGGCCCAATAACTGAATGCAGAGACTGCAAATTGAAAGGAATCTGCTTCAATCTAGACGCTGGCTGCCGCTATTGTGTAAAAGAAGTGAGGGATGTTCATCATGAATGCCGCATCCACGAAGGTGGTGTACGCGCAGCAGAAGTTGAGAAACTGAATATTAATGGAGCAGTTCCAAAAAAATATGCGCTTGAAGGGTCTACATTATCATTTAATCCGACTGAATGCAGCCAGATTGGATGTGAAAATTACAGACTTTGTCATCCAACAGGCGTCACCAAAGGAATGCGCTTTAAAATAATCTCTGCCGATGGGGAACTTGACTGTCCCGCAGGGCAGAGGATGGTAAAAGTAATTTTAGAATGA
- a CDS encoding phosphoribosylaminoimidazolesuccinocarboxamide synthase yields the protein MNLLRTGKVKEVYEVDNDTLEFVFTDNISVFDKIIPSNVPGKGETLCRTAAFWFQVCRKAGIKTHFTELIPPNRMRVKRVEVIEDTNRINTSTVNYLIPLEFISRHYVAGSLFDRVRSGEITASDLGFEKDHEVKYGEKLPTPYYETTTKLEKVDRLLTRKEALELSGLTEKELDGVFELVAKIDDVIASEVGERMLIHVDGKKEFAMDSQRNIMLIDTFGTSDEDRWWDEDAYAAGECVELSKEAVRQYYRETGYFDKLMAARKNGQPEPDIPALPNEWIRKVQDLYIEMFERLTGESFR from the coding sequence ATGAACTTATTACGAACCGGCAAAGTAAAGGAAGTCTATGAAGTAGATAACGATACACTGGAATTTGTCTTTACTGACAATATCTCTGTGTTCGACAAGATTATACCGTCTAATGTTCCAGGCAAAGGCGAAACTCTCTGCAGAACTGCAGCGTTTTGGTTCCAAGTATGCCGCAAAGCAGGTATTAAGACTCATTTTACTGAGCTAATTCCTCCGAACCGCATGAGAGTAAAAAGAGTTGAAGTCATTGAAGATACAAACAGAATAAACACTTCGACTGTGAATTATCTGATTCCCTTGGAATTCATATCCAGACACTATGTAGCCGGATCTCTATTTGACAGAGTTCGTTCAGGTGAGATCACAGCTTCAGATCTAGGGTTTGAAAAAGATCATGAAGTTAAATATGGAGAAAAGCTCCCGACTCCGTATTATGAGACTACAACCAAACTTGAAAAAGTTGACAGGCTTCTTACGCGGAAAGAAGCTCTGGAACTATCTGGCTTAACTGAAAAAGAGTTAGATGGAGTGTTTGAACTTGTAGCAAAAATCGATGATGTCATCGCATCTGAAGTCGGTGAACGCATGCTCATTCATGTAGACGGAAAGAAAGAGTTTGCTATGGATTCTCAGCGCAACATCATGCTGATTGATACATTTGGAACTTCTGATGAGGACCGCTGGTGGGATGAGGATGCATATGCAGCCGGAGAATGCGTAGAGCTGTCCAAAGAAGCAGTAAGACAATATTACAGAGAAACTGGATATTTTGATAAATTAATGGCCGCAAGGAAAAACGGTCAGCCAGAACCAGATATTCCAGCACTCCCCAATGAATGGATAAGAAAGGTTCAGGATCTGTATATTGAAATGTTTGAACGTCTCACCGGAGAAAGTTTCCGGTGA
- a CDS encoding flavodoxin family protein translates to MLVIGISGSPRVNGNTNLLLDAVLEGSRSENAEVKKFYLANSVHSGCLGCGRCDTAGSCHIKDDISEIYDCIKEADALVLASPIYFENISSWMKTFVDRGQFLWSKNLDVDTSKAGLFISVAARLSTDFACAEKTIRIFFKTLGFQQSKSLLFPGFEEPGSILDAPFALDESRAAGRKLVVERLH, encoded by the coding sequence ATGCTTGTAATCGGGATATCTGGAAGTCCACGGGTTAATGGAAACACAAATTTGCTGCTGGATGCAGTATTGGAAGGTTCCAGATCTGAAAATGCTGAAGTTAAAAAATTCTATTTGGCAAACTCTGTACATTCGGGATGTCTTGGATGCGGCAGATGCGACACCGCCGGTTCATGTCACATCAAAGATGATATCTCAGAAATTTATGACTGCATAAAAGAAGCTGATGCGCTGGTCTTAGCTTCTCCAATCTATTTTGAAAATATCTCATCTTGGATGAAGACCTTTGTAGACCGAGGTCAGTTTTTATGGTCCAAGAATCTAGATGTGGATACTTCGAAGGCTGGTTTGTTCATTTCAGTCGCTGCCAGATTGAGCACGGATTTTGCCTGTGCTGAAAAGACCATTCGTATATTCTTTAAGACATTAGGGTTTCAGCAGAGTAAATCCCTGCTGTTTCCTGGATTTGAAGAGCCAGGTTCTATTTTGGATGCACCCTTCGCATTGGACGAATCAAGAGCGGCAGGCCGCAAACTTGTTGTAGAACGATTGCATTAA